One Vitis riparia cultivar Riparia Gloire de Montpellier isolate 1030 chromosome 4, EGFV_Vit.rip_1.0, whole genome shotgun sequence genomic window carries:
- the LOC117912108 gene encoding pentatricopeptide repeat-containing protein At5g66520-like: MSSLQLLQASPPSLSSAKAHKLPLYGLDSCSTMAELKQYHSQIIRLGLSADNDAMGRVIKFCAISKSGDLNYALEVFDKIPHPDAYIYNTIIRGYLQWQLARNCIFMYSQMLHKSVSPNKFTYPPLIRACCIDYAIEEGKQIHAHVLKFRFGADGFSLNNLIHMYVNFQSLEQARRVFDNMPQRDVVSWTSLITGYSQWGFVDKAREVFELMPERNSVSWNAMIAAYVQSNRLHEAFALFDRMRLENVVLDKFVAASMLSACTGLGALEQGKWIHGYIEKSGIELDSKLATTVIDMYCKCGCLEKASEVFNELPQKGISSWNCMIGGLAMHGKGEAAIELFKEMEREMVAPDGITFVNVLSACAHSGLVEEGKHYFQYMTEVLGLKPGMEHFGCMVDLLGRAGLLEEARKLINEMPVNPDAGVLGALVGACRIHGNTELGEQIGKKVIELEPHNSGRYVLLANLYASAGQWEDVAEVRKLMNDRGVKKAPGFSMIESESGVDEFIAGGRAHPEAKEIYAKLDEILETIRSIGYVPDTDGVLHDIDEEEKENPLYYHSEKLAIAFGLLKTKPGETLRISKNLRICRDCHQASKLISKVYDREIIIRDRNRFHHFRMGGCSCKDYW; this comes from the coding sequence ATGAGCTCGCTCCAACTCCTTCAGGCCTCCCCACCCTCTCTAAGCTCTGCCAAGGCTCACAAATTGCCATTATATGGCCTTGATTCATGTTCAACCATGGCCGAGCTCAAGCAGTATCATTCCCAAATCATCCGACTTGGCCTTTCAGCAGACAATGATGCAATGGGCAGAGTGATAAAGTTCTGTGCTATCTCCAAATCAGGTGATTTAAACTATGCTCTcgaagtgtttgataaaattccTCACCCTGATGCATACATTTACAATACCATCATTCGAGGTTACTTGCAGTGGCAGCTTGCCAGAAACTGCATTTTCATGTACTCCCAAATGTTACATAAATCTGTCTCACCCAACAAATTCACCTATCCTCCTCTGATAAGAGCTTGTTGCATTGATTACGCTATTGAAGAAGGGAAGCAAATACATGCACATGTTTTAAAATTCAGGTTTGGTGCTGATGGGTTttctttgaataatttgatCCATATGTATGTgaattttcaatctttggagCAAGCAAGGAGGGTTTTTGATAATATGCCTCAGCGGGATGTTGTCTCCTGGACCAGTTTAATTACGGGGTATTCGCAATGGGGTTTTGTCGATAAAGCTCGTGAAGTTTTTGAATTGATGCCTGAGAGAAATTCTGTTTCTTGGAATGCCATGATTGCTGCTTATGTCCAGAGTAACCGTTTGCATGAGGCATTTGCTCTTTTTGATAGAATGAGATTGGAAAATGTGGTGTTGGATAAATTTGTAGCAGCAAGTATGTTATCAGCCTGTACTGGATTAGGAGCCTTGGAGCAAGGGAAGTGGATACATGGATATATTGAGAAGAGTGGGATTGAATTGGACTCAAAACTTGCTACAACAGTTATTGACATGTACTGCAAATGTGGTTGCTTGGAAAAGGCCTCTGAAGTCTTTAATGAGTTGCCCCAAAAAGGAATTTCTTCTTGGAATTGTATGATTGGTGGGCTGGCAATGCATGGAAAAGGCGAGGCTGCCATTGAGCTTTTTAAGGAGATGGAGAGGGAGATGGTAGCCCCTGATGGCATCACTTTTGTGAATGTCCTCAGTGCATGCGCCCATTCAGGATTAGTTGAAGAGGGGAAACATTACTTTCAATATATGACTGAAGTTCTTGGTCTTAAGCCTGGTATGGAGCATTTTGGATGCATGGTTGACTTGCTTGGAAGAGCTGGACTGCTGGAGGAAGCAAGAAAGCTCATAAATGAGATGCCTGTGAATCCTGATGCAGGTGTATTAGGCGCTCTTGTTGGTGCTTGTAGAATCCATGGAAACACTGAATTGGGTGAACAAATAGGAAAGAAAGTAATTGAACTAGAGCCTCATAACAGTGGCCGCTATGTTTTATTAGCTAATTTGTATGCCAGTGCTGGTCAATGGGAAGATGTTGCTGAGGTGAGAAAATTGATGAATGACAGAGGAGTGAAGAAGGCTCCTGGTTTTTCCATGATTGAATCAGAAAGTGGTGTTGATGAATTCATTGCTGGAGGAAGGGCTCACCCAGAAGCTAAAGAGATATATGCCAAACTTGACGAGATATTAGAAACTATAAGATCTATTGGTTATGTGCCTGACACTGATGGGGTATTGCATGATATTGACGAGGAGGAAAAGGAGAACCCCTTATACTACCACAGCGAGAAACTTGCAATTGCCTTTGGGTTGTTGAAGACTAAGCCTGGGGAAACTCTTCGTATCTCTAAGAATTTGCGGATATGTAGAGATTGTCACCAAGCAAGTAAGCTTATCTCAAAAGTTTATGATCGTGAAATAATTATAAGGGACAGGAACAGATTCCACCATTTTAGAATGGGAGGGTGTTCTTGTAAGGATTACTGGTGA
- the LOC117912113 gene encoding uncharacterized protein At5g64816, whose protein sequence is MVEVWWSLLGAAIPAIVAGQALRMKRRHAEEQRIKSARGREKTSDEIFVCERVCTSKRMLKKVGTFSKDPSHDTCVTVCGVSELDACSDACARTVCVNQHQVPNWNDICLRRCQSECLKLSASRSS, encoded by the coding sequence ATGGTGGAAGTATGGTGGTCCCTGTTGGGGGCTGCTATTCCAGCCATTGTTGCAGGGCAAGCTTTGAGAATGAAAAGAAGGCATGCTGAAGAGCAGAGAATTAAGAGTGCCAGGGGGAGGGAGAAGACCTCTGATGAGATATTTGTCTGTGAGAGGGTCTGTACATCGAAAAGAATGTTGAAGAAGGTGGGTACATTCTCTAAAGACCCGAGTCATGATACTTGTGTTACTGTTTGTGGTGTATCAGAGCTAGATGCTTGCTCTGATGCTTGTGCCCGGACTGTCTGTGTTAACCAGCATCAAGTACCCAACTGGAATGACATTTGCCTTCGGAGATGTCAAAGTGAATGCCTTAAACTCTCTGCTTCTCGCTCTTCTTAG
- the LOC117912112 gene encoding probable WRKY transcription factor 51 isoform X1, whose amino-acid sequence MDYYYSSSSSPPNPHPNPSPDPNCASQFEFLYHYLMLEDGSEEDSCSQTTAAASAVTVTGTGHIDQLIHTATPTHDGVRRSKETDDGARVVAFRTKSELDVMDDGFKWRKYGKKMVKSSPNPRNYYRCSSGDCQVKKRIERDIEDSSYVITTYTGIHNHPIPGVGYYNQMPLMVPYDYDWTLQASSQSPFS is encoded by the exons ATGGACTACTACtactcctcctcctcctctcctCCAAACCCTCACCCCAACCCCAGCCCTGACCCTAATTGCGCTTCCCAGTTTGAATTCCTTTACCATTATCTCATGCTCGAAGATGGCTCTGAGGAAGATTCATGCTCGCAGACTACGGCGGCAGCATCGGCCGTAACAGTTACAGGTACTGGCCATATTGATCAGCTGATCCACACTgcaactcctacacatg ATGGGGTGAGGAGATCAAAGGAGACTGATGATGGGGCTCGAGTTGTTGCTTTTAGGACGAAATCAGAGCTCGACGTCATGGATGATGGATTTAAATGGAGGAAGTATGGGAAAAAGATGGTGAAGAGCAGCCCAAATCCAAG GAACTACTATAGATGTTCAAGTGGAGACTGCCAAGTGAAGAAGAGGATAGAAAGGGACATAGAAGATTCAAGCTATGTGATAACTACATATACAGGAATCCATAACCATCCAATCCCTGGTGTGGGGTACTACAACCAGATGCCTCTCATGGTTCCTTATGACTATGACTGGACTTTACAAGCTTCCTCCCAATCTCCTTTTTCTTGA
- the LOC117912112 gene encoding probable WRKY transcription factor 51 isoform X2: protein MDYYYSSSSSPPNPHPNPSPDPNCASQFEFLYHYLMLEDGSEEDSCSQTTAAASAVTVTDGVRRSKETDDGARVVAFRTKSELDVMDDGFKWRKYGKKMVKSSPNPRNYYRCSSGDCQVKKRIERDIEDSSYVITTYTGIHNHPIPGVGYYNQMPLMVPYDYDWTLQASSQSPFS, encoded by the exons ATGGACTACTACtactcctcctcctcctctcctCCAAACCCTCACCCCAACCCCAGCCCTGACCCTAATTGCGCTTCCCAGTTTGAATTCCTTTACCATTATCTCATGCTCGAAGATGGCTCTGAGGAAGATTCATGCTCGCAGACTACGGCGGCAGCATCGGCCGTAACAGTTACAG ATGGGGTGAGGAGATCAAAGGAGACTGATGATGGGGCTCGAGTTGTTGCTTTTAGGACGAAATCAGAGCTCGACGTCATGGATGATGGATTTAAATGGAGGAAGTATGGGAAAAAGATGGTGAAGAGCAGCCCAAATCCAAG GAACTACTATAGATGTTCAAGTGGAGACTGCCAAGTGAAGAAGAGGATAGAAAGGGACATAGAAGATTCAAGCTATGTGATAACTACATATACAGGAATCCATAACCATCCAATCCCTGGTGTGGGGTACTACAACCAGATGCCTCTCATGGTTCCTTATGACTATGACTGGACTTTACAAGCTTCCTCCCAATCTCCTTTTTCTTGA
- the LOC117913632 gene encoding probable WRKY transcription factor 43 — MASGDYLQEEIMGGDIQFSSSATPTNGGVKRRGEDMGIRVFALRTRSEEDIMDDGFKWRKYGKKKIKSNPVYPRNYYRCSSRGCQVKKRVERDRDDSSCVITTYEGVHIHPTPRNHITLPINHWALQQTSSHSPFY, encoded by the exons ATGGCATCGGGGGATTACTTGCAGGAGGAGATTATGGGCGGTGATATTCAGTTCTCAAGTAGTGCTACTCCAACAAATG GGGGAGTGAAGAGACGAGGGGAAGATATGGGGATTAGGGTTTTTGCATTGAGGACAAGATCGGAGGAGGATATCATGGATGATGGGTTTAAGTggagaaaatatggaaaaaagaaGATCAAGAGCAACCCGGTTTATCCAAG GAACTACTATAGATGTTCAAGCAGAGGATGCCAAGTGAAGAAGAGGGTAGAAAGGGATAGGGATGACTCAAGTTGTGTAATAACTACATATGAGGGAGTCCACATCCACCCCACCCCTCGCAACCATATCACACTTCCTATTAATCATTGGGCTTTGCAACAAACTTCTTCTCACTCTCCTTTTTATTAA